A DNA window from Bradyrhizobium barranii subsp. barranii contains the following coding sequences:
- a CDS encoding HAD family hydrolase, whose amino-acid sequence MTTDVVDFLNSFEDSGVIKIKILGHTGRSIVAPIDRFAAGREAAGIDRRVEIQILLRDKGAESPRRRAQIIFAEEHANSLIQKYPWLKIEVRYYSALQTLRGTIVRLADGSKRALFSAYEWTLKPQPIQGQDRFQPIRTAAVTWSKSLQSHKSPNHEHNRLLSIVENWFDYYWGPGLIHTIAFDFDDTIIDTYEAKIKAWIFGIEQLLREPQWAEYLALEFRRSFEASTEARFSLLKGIVDSVPHASDILKNVLRSAPSEIEDFLDKKRSTFRREALFPPQMSKPELEDYVNSKVFPGVKEAFQEIRGRGYSIAVASLTDEERIESALKLAGIPHVGIIVGRNEYQDRELKGHIKNDKIFLIRKIANLSGVPVSRVLYVGDHEKDEAAARDIGASFIHARLIASLKASADKRTLSFEDYSKLIHAIELAESRVRASEDVPHAGRHY is encoded by the coding sequence ATGACAACCGATGTCGTCGACTTTCTGAACTCGTTCGAGGATAGCGGCGTTATAAAAATAAAAATACTTGGACATACAGGAAGATCAATTGTCGCACCAATCGATCGGTTTGCTGCTGGCCGAGAAGCGGCGGGCATTGATAGACGGGTCGAAATTCAGATCCTCCTTAGGGATAAGGGGGCGGAGTCGCCTAGACGAAGAGCCCAGATAATTTTCGCTGAGGAGCACGCCAACAGTCTGATCCAAAAATATCCGTGGCTAAAAATCGAAGTGCGCTATTATTCTGCTCTACAAACCTTGCGCGGCACAATTGTCAGGCTCGCAGATGGCTCCAAGCGGGCACTCTTTTCGGCCTATGAGTGGACGCTCAAGCCCCAACCCATTCAAGGCCAAGATCGATTCCAACCCATTCGTACCGCGGCTGTTACCTGGTCAAAGTCGCTTCAATCGCACAAATCGCCGAACCACGAACACAACAGGCTACTAAGCATTGTCGAAAACTGGTTTGACTACTACTGGGGCCCTGGCCTCATTCATACAATCGCCTTCGATTTCGACGATACCATAATTGATACCTATGAGGCTAAGATCAAAGCCTGGATATTTGGCATCGAACAGCTGCTGAGAGAACCACAATGGGCTGAGTATCTCGCTCTCGAGTTTCGACGCAGCTTTGAGGCAAGTACAGAAGCGAGATTCTCCCTATTGAAGGGAATCGTCGATAGCGTCCCGCATGCGTCAGACATACTAAAGAACGTTCTGCGAAGCGCCCCTTCAGAAATCGAAGACTTTTTGGATAAGAAGCGATCCACCTTTAGAAGAGAGGCGTTGTTTCCGCCGCAGATGAGTAAACCGGAATTGGAAGACTACGTGAACTCGAAGGTGTTTCCTGGAGTTAAAGAAGCATTTCAAGAGATCCGCGGACGAGGGTACTCCATTGCCGTAGCATCCCTCACTGATGAGGAACGAATTGAATCGGCGCTCAAACTAGCGGGCATCCCACACGTCGGCATTATCGTCGGGAGAAACGAATATCAGGACAGAGAGCTCAAGGGGCACATTAAGAACGACAAGATTTTTCTAATTCGAAAAATTGCGAATCTGTCCGGTGTACCGGTGAGCCGCGTGCTCTATGTAGGGGATCATGAGAAGGATGAAGCTGCGGCGCGGGATATCGGGGCATCCTTCATTCACGCTAGGCTAATCGCTTCCCTCAAAGCCAGTGCTGATAAGCGCACTTTGAGTTTTGAGGACTACTCGAAGTTAATCCACGCGATTGAACTGGCCGAAAGCCGTGTGCGGGCGTCAGAAGACGTCCCGCATGCCGGCCGACATTATTGA
- a CDS encoding DUF3768 domain-containing protein, whose amino-acid sequence MSKNRIRELNDAFRRTFHGGRVMMTSGVYELPDCVKAEALVQVTKFSEFSADNDPHDEHDFGSFNLVGRKFFWKIDYYDKDLVNGSEDPSDPERTTRVLTLMLAAEY is encoded by the coding sequence ATGAGTAAGAACCGCATTCGCGAACTCAACGACGCCTTTCGCCGCACATTCCACGGCGGCAGGGTCATGATGACATCAGGCGTTTACGAACTGCCCGACTGTGTGAAAGCCGAGGCGCTCGTTCAAGTGACGAAGTTCTCGGAATTCTCGGCGGACAACGACCCGCATGACGAGCACGATTTCGGGAGCTTCAACCTGGTGGGGCGCAAGTTCTTTTGGAAGATCGACTACTACGACAAGGATCTGGTGAACGGTTCTGAAGATCCTAGTGATCCGGAACGTACGACGCGCGTGCTCACGCTCATGCTTGCGGCGGAGTACTGA